The nucleotide window CATGCAACAGCTTCCTCAGCAACCTTTGGGGAAAGTCCCTCTTTCTTGACAACGCGTCTCGCTTTTGCAGCAACCGTCTCAAAATCGGGCTTTCCAAACAGTTTCTTCAGAAAAAGCTCGTCGATCAATTTTTTTACGTCACCAGGGGACAGTTGCCCCAAAGCATTTAACAACTGGCTGCTGTCAATTTCGATAACAGCTTTCTTCATGGCCTGCCTCCTCTTCCGCGCATAATAAGTCAATCATATTACGTTATGCCTCCTAAAGACAAGGGTTTGGGCGTTGCTGTAACGGGAGGAGCTCCGGACCTTCACCGCCCTTTTTATTGACAGGACAAACATATTGTTTTACGATATTATTATCGATACGTTTTTTGGAGGACATATGAGCACAACAACCATTTCTCCGAAGTTCCAGGTGGTTATACCAAAGGATGTCAGAAAGAAGCTCGATCTGAAATCCGGTCAAAAGATGACTGTCGTCACCAAGGGAGGCGTTATCTATTTTATTCCAGAAAAGCCCATTGAAACGTTCCGGGGTTTTCTG belongs to Nitrospirota bacterium and includes:
- a CDS encoding AbrB/MazE/SpoVT family DNA-binding domain-containing protein, which gives rise to MSTTTISPKFQVVIPKDVRKKLDLKSGQKMTVVTKGGVIYFIPEKPIETFRGFLKGMDAGNIREDEDR